A window of the Procambarus clarkii isolate CNS0578487 chromosome 79, FALCON_Pclarkii_2.0, whole genome shotgun sequence genome harbors these coding sequences:
- the LOC123750373 gene encoding uncharacterized protein isoform X1 has protein sequence MTRRDTQTGSKCSYSDESAATILKNYAKCEELKPEDKIRKIIVLHYPLHMALGHLEKLNYVVSAERCQVRTTKQETRQVLLTVRGRIPEKLDLGIWGVFQHRPYTPEPLRCFRCQRFGHHKDGCQRPVRCGVCSQPHDTKTCIDKHKANHPVQAKCPNCSKAHHAWNLKCPERLKRLQTNPTTPTAEPKPPPKRIPAPMPTKTAWGLPIQEVGAHGLSPSAMVKGEKTSVQDKKKDGGHKNHVQSSRPPISSSKHTGANINNSSVKVTTEKGLKATRPQTSTTLISAPTELDALWPMLKTLVTELIKSLLSSHGIKQTTETRKTIEHKLKKFEDVISTPSRQQGRRHPHKKQIESSSSESDIDEPISGPLRTYTPIATSMACSSDSMDTTELSANSKNLEV, from the coding sequence atgactcgccgtgacacccaaacaggaagtaaatgttcatactcggacgagtcggccgctacgattctgaaaaattacgcaaaatgtgaggaactgaaaccagaggataaaataagaaaaatcattgtcctccactatcccttgcatatggcccttggccatctcgaaaaactgaactatgtggtgtcagcagagagatgccaagttcgaaccacaaaacaggaaacccgacaagtccttctcacagtaagaggacggatcccggagaaacttgaccttggaatctggggcgtgttccaacacaggccttacaccccagaacccctaagatgcttcagatgtcagagatttgggcatcacaaagatggctgccaacgcccagtgaggtgcggagtctgcagccagccccatgacacaaaaacatgtattgataaacacaaggcaaaccaccctgtccaggcaaagtgcccaaattgctccaaggcacatcatgcctggaacttgaaatgccctgaaaggctcaaaaggcttcaaactaaccccaccacgcctacagcagagccgaaacccccaccaaaacgaataccagctcccatgcccactaaaaccgcgtggggtctacccattcaggaagtggGGGCACACGGcctttcaccatcggccatggtgaagggtgagaagacctctgtacaggacaaaaagaaagatggaggacacaagaatcatgttcaaagcagtcggcctcccatttcatccagtaagcacactggggccaatattaacaattccagtgtcaaagttaccactgagaagggtctaaaagccactaggccccaaACTAGCACAACATTAATTAGTGCTCCAacagaactggacgctctctggccaatgctcaaaactttggtcaccgaGTTGATCAAAAGTCTGTTGTCAtctcatggaatcaagcaaaccacagagactcggaagacaattgagcacaagctcaagaaattcgaagatgtaatatccacaccgtcaagacagcagggcaggagacacccccataaaaaacagatagagtccagctcgtcggaaagcgacattgatgagccaatttcaggtccactaagaacctatacaccaattgcaacttccatggcgtgttcatcagactccatggataccacggaattatcagcaaattccaagaacctagaggtctaa